The proteins below are encoded in one region of Rhizobacter sp.:
- a CDS encoding DsbE family thiol:disulfide interchange protein: protein MKKRYLLIPLVLFIVLAVFLAIGLNRDPREVPSPLVGKPAPAFTLPQLQKEGSFSPKDMAGKVWLLNVWASWCVSCRVEHPVLVDLAKRKVAPIVGLDYKDQRPEALNWLARHGDPYDLSAVDADGRVGIDYGVYGVPETYVIDKAGVIRFKQIGPVTPEVLDKKILPLIAELQK, encoded by the coding sequence ATGAAGAAGCGCTACCTGCTGATCCCGCTAGTGCTCTTCATCGTGCTGGCGGTCTTTCTCGCCATCGGCCTGAACCGCGACCCGCGCGAAGTGCCCTCGCCGCTCGTCGGCAAGCCCGCACCGGCCTTCACCCTGCCCCAGCTTCAGAAGGAAGGCAGCTTCAGCCCGAAAGACATGGCCGGCAAGGTGTGGCTGCTCAACGTGTGGGCCTCGTGGTGCGTGTCGTGCCGCGTCGAGCACCCGGTGCTGGTCGACCTCGCCAAGCGCAAGGTCGCCCCCATCGTCGGCCTCGACTACAAAGACCAGCGCCCCGAAGCCCTCAACTGGCTGGCCCGCCACGGCGACCCCTACGACCTCTCGGCCGTCGACGCCGACGGCCGCGTGGGCATCGACTACGGCGTCTATGGCGTGCCCGAGACCTACGTGATCGACAAGGCCGGCGTGATCCGCTTCAAGCAGATCGGCCCGGTGACGCCCGAGGTGCTCGACAAGAAGATCCTGCCGCTCATCGCGGAGCTGCAGAAATGA
- a CDS encoding FAD:protein FMN transferase: MLFGFSKPRVQSDTPAAAPSRAWGRSQAQGEWMSREEAIMGTAVRVELWAPERQQGEAALDAVMAEMHRIDRTMSPHKPDSELSVINREAARHAVPLSAEMARLVSRAIDFSKLSDGAFDITYAGVGQLYDYRAGIKPSDEAVAAAKPTVGWRHLILDREQRTLRFARDGVRIDLGGFAKGHAVDNSVAILRRMGIANASVAAGGDSYVMGDRGGRPWSIGIRDPQRDSGVVAVLPLEDTSISTSGDYERFFIEDGVRHHHLLDPRTGRSPRALRSVTILAADGLTSEALSKCLFVMGLEAGMRLVESQPGVDAVVVDAQGALHYSSGLLDGAAAPSQ, encoded by the coding sequence ATGCTGTTCGGTTTCTCCAAGCCCCGTGTCCAGAGCGACACCCCAGCCGCGGCTCCGAGCCGCGCGTGGGGCCGTTCGCAGGCGCAGGGCGAGTGGATGAGCCGTGAGGAAGCCATCATGGGCACCGCGGTGCGCGTGGAGCTGTGGGCCCCCGAGCGCCAGCAGGGCGAGGCGGCACTCGACGCCGTGATGGCCGAGATGCACCGCATCGACCGCACCATGAGCCCGCACAAGCCGGACTCCGAACTCTCCGTCATCAACCGCGAAGCCGCACGCCACGCCGTGCCGCTGAGTGCCGAGATGGCTCGGCTGGTGTCGCGGGCGATCGACTTCTCGAAGCTGTCCGACGGCGCGTTCGACATCACCTACGCCGGCGTCGGCCAGCTGTATGACTACCGCGCCGGCATCAAGCCGAGCGACGAGGCCGTGGCCGCGGCAAAGCCGACCGTCGGCTGGCGCCACCTCATCCTCGACCGCGAGCAGCGCACCCTGCGCTTTGCCCGCGACGGTGTGCGCATCGACCTCGGCGGCTTCGCCAAGGGCCATGCGGTCGACAACAGCGTGGCCATCCTGCGCCGCATGGGCATCGCCAACGCGTCGGTGGCAGCCGGTGGCGACAGTTATGTGATGGGCGACCGCGGTGGCCGCCCCTGGAGCATCGGCATCCGCGACCCGCAACGCGACAGCGGCGTGGTGGCGGTGCTGCCGCTCGAAGACACGTCGATCTCGACCTCGGGTGACTACGAGCGCTTCTTCATCGAAGACGGCGTGCGCCATCACCACCTGCTCGACCCCCGCACCGGCCGTTCGCCGCGCGCTCTGCGCAGCGTGACGATCCTCGCGGCCGATGGGTTGACCAGCGAGGCACTGTCGAAGTGCCTCTTCGTGATGGGTTTGGAAGCTGGCATGCGGCTCGTCGAGTCGCAGCCGGGTGTGGATGCGGTGGTGGTCGACGCGCAAGGGGCGTTGCACTACTCGTCCGGGTTGCTGGATGGCGCGGCTGCGCCGTCGCAGTGA
- a CDS encoding cytochrome c-type biogenesis protein CcmH, which produces MSAKHVFLALSLALMAAAAPAKDAAPLAEDPAVEARLVHISEELRCLVCQNESLAGSRADLALDLKREIRTMIKQGQTDQEIRDFLVNRYGDFVLYRPPVKPTTWLLWGGPFVLMVGGVIALIAFLRRRKPAEAALTPEEQRRAEALLNDKREAQASLKGDS; this is translated from the coding sequence ATGAGCGCCAAGCACGTGTTCCTGGCGCTGTCGCTGGCGCTCATGGCCGCGGCTGCGCCCGCCAAGGACGCCGCCCCGCTCGCCGAAGACCCGGCTGTCGAGGCCCGCCTCGTGCACATCAGCGAAGAGCTGCGCTGCCTGGTCTGCCAGAACGAATCGCTCGCCGGCTCGCGCGCCGACCTGGCGCTCGACCTCAAGCGCGAGATCCGCACGATGATCAAGCAGGGGCAGACCGACCAGGAGATCCGCGATTTCCTCGTCAACCGCTACGGCGATTTCGTGCTCTACCGCCCGCCCGTCAAGCCGACCACCTGGCTGCTGTGGGGTGGGCCTTTCGTGCTGATGGTGGGTGGGGTGATCGCCCTCATCGCCTTCCTGCGCCGCCGCAAGCCCGCCGAGGCAGCCCTCACACCCGAAGAACAACGAAGAGCGGAAGCTCTGCTGAATGACAAGCGCGAGGCGCAGGCCTCGCTTAAGGGAGACTCCTGA
- a CDS encoding TlpA family protein disulfide reductase produces MTSTFVRFAPSAVLRPLLGALLLAAATWSSAAVPVGANAPDFTLKTLNGPNMRLQEQRGKVVLVNFWATWCGPCRKEMPHLNRIADKYKSSGLVLLGVNIDEDVRNAAEVAGKLKVSFPVLLDTDKAVSKMYDLNSMPSTMVIDRSGKVRYVHRGYQDGYEDTYDQQIRELLKER; encoded by the coding sequence ATGACCTCGACTTTCGTTCGCTTCGCCCCTTCCGCTGTGCTGCGGCCGCTGCTGGGCGCACTGTTGCTGGCCGCTGCCACCTGGTCGAGTGCCGCGGTCCCCGTTGGCGCCAACGCGCCCGACTTCACGCTCAAGACCCTGAACGGCCCCAACATGCGCTTGCAAGAGCAGCGCGGCAAGGTGGTGCTCGTCAACTTCTGGGCCACCTGGTGCGGCCCGTGCCGCAAGGAGATGCCGCACCTGAACCGCATCGCCGACAAGTACAAGTCGTCGGGCCTGGTACTGCTAGGCGTCAACATCGACGAAGACGTGCGCAACGCCGCCGAGGTGGCCGGCAAGCTGAAGGTGAGCTTCCCGGTGCTGCTCGACACCGACAAGGCGGTGAGCAAGATGTACGACCTCAACAGCATGCCCTCGACGATGGTGATCGACCGCAGCGGGAAGGTCCGCTACGTGCACCGCGGCTATCAAGACGGCTACGAAGACACCTACGACCAGCAGATCCGTGAGCTGCTGAAGGAAAGATGA
- a CDS encoding DUF4266 domain-containing protein yields MRRLMSVAVRCGLMASAASLLGACGSIEPWVKPYERERLASPLMQFSRDGLSAKHFEHVREVREGGRGATGVQGGGCGCN; encoded by the coding sequence ATGAGACGCCTGATGTCGGTGGCGGTGCGTTGTGGGCTGATGGCCTCGGCTGCAAGCCTGCTGGGTGCGTGCGGCAGCATCGAGCCCTGGGTCAAGCCCTACGAGCGCGAGCGCCTGGCCTCGCCGCTGATGCAGTTCTCGCGCGACGGCCTGTCGGCCAAGCACTTCGAGCATGTGCGCGAAGTGCGCGAGGGTGGCCGTGGCGCGACCGGCGTGCAAGGAGGCGGCTGTGGCTGCAACTGA
- a CDS encoding AraC family transcriptional regulator, with amino-acid sequence MAAPWPGVHFTHIASARHFPRHWHDTYGIGLIDDGAHHSASGRGAVQAYAGDLISTNPGEVHDGRPHGAPARRWRMVYMDAAALQASTLAPGDTASTALALTQPVFDDPRLRHALRRLFALAQDAEALALDEAWASICGQLLARHAGLAASRPAASPALHQVRDQLADDLTHTPSLAELATLAGLSRFQVLRHFADAYGMPPHAWLRQQRVLRARALIASGIGLAEAAAACGFADQSHMTRSFVQQFGFTPGAWQHASLQ; translated from the coding sequence ATGGCGGCCCCGTGGCCCGGCGTGCACTTCACCCACATCGCAAGCGCGCGCCACTTCCCGCGCCACTGGCATGACACCTACGGCATCGGCCTGATCGATGACGGCGCCCACCATTCGGCCAGCGGCCGTGGTGCGGTGCAGGCCTACGCAGGCGACCTCATCAGCACCAACCCCGGCGAAGTACACGACGGCCGCCCGCACGGCGCGCCGGCCCGTCGCTGGCGCATGGTCTACATGGACGCCGCCGCGCTGCAGGCCAGCACGCTGGCGCCGGGCGACACCGCCAGCACCGCCCTCGCCCTCACGCAGCCGGTGTTCGACGACCCACGGCTGCGTCACGCCCTGCGCCGCCTTTTCGCCCTGGCGCAGGACGCGGAAGCGCTGGCCCTCGACGAAGCCTGGGCCTCCATCTGCGGGCAGCTGCTGGCGCGTCATGCGGGCCTCGCAGCCAGCCGCCCAGCGGCCTCGCCGGCCCTGCACCAGGTGCGCGATCAGCTGGCCGACGACCTGACCCACACCCCCTCGCTCGCCGAGCTGGCCACCCTCGCCGGCCTGAGCCGCTTCCAGGTGCTACGGCATTTCGCCGACGCCTACGGCATGCCGCCCCATGCCTGGCTGCGCCAGCAGCGGGTGCTGCGCGCGCGGGCGCTCATCGCGTCGGGCATCGGGCTGGCCGAGGCCGCGGCCGCCTGCGGCTTCGCCGACCAGAGCCACATGACGCGCAGCTTCGTGCAGCAGTTCGGCTTCACGCCCGGCGCCTGGCAACACGCCTCGCTGCAATAG
- a CDS encoding alpha/beta hydrolase has translation MNGRALAVAASAALTLGLAGCETVRPSVVPLRTLEQPAPCGPVDTLIVMLPGSYSLPEEFQREGFVRTLRARQVAADVLLVDAHLGYYRDRTIIERLHADVVQPARARGVRQIWLVGISLGAVGAMLYADEHPQALDGVVLLAPFLGTRLTALEIENAGGLAQWPAPERRADEELDVRLWRWLKKQSAPGAAPLRIVQGYGVDDRFAYNNRLFSQSLPPAQVFTAPGGHDWPAWNDLWHRMAQTLPLPRSPACQVAGAPDPVTPAAPPP, from the coding sequence ATGAACGGCCGCGCCCTCGCTGTTGCGGCCAGTGCCGCACTCACGCTTGGCTTGGCCGGATGCGAGACCGTGCGCCCGTCGGTCGTGCCCTTGCGCACCCTCGAGCAGCCCGCGCCCTGCGGCCCGGTCGACACGCTGATCGTGATGCTGCCCGGCTCGTATTCCTTGCCCGAGGAGTTCCAGCGCGAAGGCTTCGTGCGCACCTTGCGCGCTCGGCAGGTGGCGGCCGATGTGCTGCTCGTCGATGCGCACCTGGGCTACTACCGCGACCGGACCATCATCGAGCGCCTCCATGCCGACGTGGTGCAGCCCGCGCGGGCGCGCGGTGTGCGCCAGATCTGGCTGGTCGGCATCTCGCTCGGGGCGGTGGGCGCGATGCTGTATGCCGACGAGCACCCGCAGGCGCTCGATGGCGTGGTGCTGCTGGCGCCCTTCCTCGGCACGCGGCTCACCGCGCTCGAGATCGAGAACGCCGGCGGGCTCGCGCAATGGCCAGCGCCGGAGCGCCGCGCTGACGAGGAGCTGGACGTGCGGCTGTGGCGCTGGCTGAAAAAACAATCGGCCCCCGGTGCCGCGCCGCTGCGCATCGTGCAGGGGTATGGCGTCGACGACCGCTTCGCCTACAACAACCGGCTCTTCAGCCAGTCGCTGCCGCCAGCCCAGGTGTTCACCGCGCCCGGTGGGCACGACTGGCCGGCGTGGAACGACCTCTGGCACCGCATGGCGCAGACGCTGCCGTTGCCGCGAAGCCCCGCCTGCCAGGTGGCCGGGGCGCCAGATCCCGTCACGCCGGCTGCGCCACCGCCTTGA
- the ccmI gene encoding c-type cytochrome biogenesis protein CcmI, with the protein MGGFVLAAAILVAVTLVVLLRPWNRKPKPAAGSTSDINAGIYRDQLAELDRDLAAGTLSTEDHAQARAELQRRLLDDVSATDAPTTAAGGMKHTALLLAVTLPLAAAGLYAWLGTPAALDPLARAAPTQQNVEKMVADLAARMEKNPDPRGFVVLARSYRAMGRLPEAEAAFERIGPALQENATLLAEYADVLASRAMGNLEGKPMALVNQALKVEPENPMALSLAATAAYNRGDYAQAIARWQQIQRVVPPDSEDARWLTDAIAKTREHLAGVGGAGAKTPAAPSATTPPAPSPTTAAAGASVSGRVSLAPALAAKVQPGDTVFIFARNPQGSRLPLAVQRIQVSALPFSFKLDDSMAMSPEAKISGASEVRIEARVSRSGNATPQSGDLTGASATVKPGADKVEVVIDQVRP; encoded by the coding sequence ATGGGCGGATTCGTCCTGGCCGCAGCCATTCTGGTCGCGGTCACCCTGGTGGTACTGCTGCGCCCGTGGAACCGCAAGCCCAAGCCCGCGGCGGGCAGCACGAGCGACATCAACGCGGGCATCTACCGCGACCAGCTGGCCGAGCTCGACCGCGACCTCGCGGCCGGCACGCTCAGCACGGAAGACCACGCCCAGGCCCGCGCCGAACTGCAGCGCCGCCTGCTCGATGACGTGTCGGCCACCGATGCGCCCACCACGGCTGCCGGGGGTATGAAGCACACCGCGCTGCTGCTCGCCGTCACGCTGCCGCTGGCCGCAGCCGGGCTGTACGCCTGGCTCGGCACGCCCGCCGCGCTCGACCCGCTCGCACGCGCCGCCCCCACGCAGCAGAACGTCGAGAAGATGGTGGCCGACCTGGCCGCCCGCATGGAGAAGAACCCCGACCCGCGCGGCTTCGTCGTGCTCGCCCGCAGCTACCGCGCCATGGGCCGCCTGCCCGAAGCCGAAGCGGCGTTCGAACGCATCGGCCCGGCCCTGCAGGAAAACGCCACGCTGCTGGCCGAATACGCCGACGTGCTGGCGTCGCGCGCGATGGGCAACCTCGAAGGCAAGCCGATGGCGCTCGTCAACCAGGCGCTCAAGGTCGAGCCGGAGAACCCGATGGCGCTCTCGCTGGCCGCCACGGCCGCCTACAACCGCGGCGACTACGCGCAGGCCATCGCCCGCTGGCAGCAGATTCAGCGTGTGGTGCCGCCCGATTCCGAAGACGCACGCTGGCTCACCGATGCCATCGCGAAGACGCGCGAGCACCTGGCGGGCGTCGGCGGTGCCGGGGCCAAGACACCCGCGGCCCCGTCGGCCACCACACCGCCGGCCCCCAGCCCCACGACCGCCGCCGCCGGGGCGAGCGTCAGCGGGCGCGTGAGCCTCGCGCCCGCATTGGCCGCCAAGGTCCAGCCGGGCGACACCGTCTTCATCTTCGCGCGCAACCCGCAAGGCTCGCGCCTGCCGCTGGCCGTGCAGCGCATCCAGGTGTCGGCCCTGCCCTTCAGCTTCAAGCTCGACGACAGCATGGCCATGAGCCCCGAGGCCAAGATCTCCGGCGCGAGCGAAGTGCGCATCGAAGCGCGTGTCTCGCGCAGCGGCAACGCCACGCCGCAATCGGGCGACCTCACCGGCGCGAGCGCCACGGTCAAGCCCGGGGCCGACAAGGTCGAGGTCGTGATCGACCAGGTGCGGCCGTAA
- a CDS encoding methyltransferase domain-containing protein, protein MNHAYVHGYADREQERLHDQARTLSDLLHHDTHYPEACSVLEAGCGTGAQTLELATRSPGARFTCIDISAASLAVASRRAADAGLRNVEFQQADLRTLPFADGSFDHVFVCFVLEHLADPTDTLRTLLRLIKPGGTLTAIEGDHGSVMFHPEHPAARHAIDCQVKLQARAGGNALIGRKLYPLLQAAGGQDVQVSPRFVYADASRPAWVEGFTRKTFTAMIEGVRDDAIAAGLSTPADFDAGVQALHRTAQADGVFCYTFFKAVAQPA, encoded by the coding sequence ATGAACCACGCTTACGTCCACGGCTACGCCGACCGTGAACAGGAACGACTGCACGACCAGGCCCGCACGCTGTCGGACCTGCTGCACCACGACACCCACTACCCCGAAGCTTGCTCCGTGCTTGAAGCCGGATGCGGCACCGGCGCCCAGACGCTCGAACTCGCCACTCGCAGCCCCGGAGCCCGCTTCACCTGCATCGACATCTCGGCCGCCTCTCTGGCCGTGGCGAGCCGGCGCGCGGCCGATGCCGGGCTGCGCAACGTCGAGTTCCAGCAGGCCGACCTGCGCACCCTGCCTTTCGCCGACGGCTCGTTCGACCACGTGTTCGTGTGCTTCGTGCTCGAACATCTGGCCGACCCCACCGACACCCTGCGCACCCTGCTGCGCCTGATCAAACCCGGTGGCACGCTGACCGCCATCGAAGGCGACCACGGCTCGGTGATGTTCCACCCGGAGCACCCGGCCGCGCGCCATGCGATCGACTGCCAGGTGAAACTGCAGGCGCGAGCCGGTGGCAACGCGCTCATCGGTCGCAAGCTCTATCCCTTGCTTCAAGCGGCTGGCGGGCAAGACGTGCAGGTCTCGCCACGCTTCGTCTATGCCGATGCGAGCCGGCCCGCGTGGGTCGAAGGCTTCACCCGCAAGACCTTCACCGCCATGATCGAAGGCGTGCGCGACGACGCCATCGCGGCGGGCCTGTCGACCCCCGCGGACTTCGACGCCGGGGTGCAGGCCCTGCACCGCACCGCCCAGGCCGACGGGGTGTTCTGCTACACCTTCTTCAAGGCGGTGGCGCAGCCGGCGTGA
- the ccmE gene encoding cytochrome c maturation protein CcmE, whose translation MKPRHKRIAIIVGALAGLGIATALVLNALQSNVAFFFTPTQVAAGEAPKNRAFRVGGMVREGSVKRDQMTVHFVVTDTAKDVRVTYTGILPDLFKEGKGAVVQGKFNPDGEFHATEVLAKHDENYMPPEAQHAVDEAHKAAKTVNKK comes from the coding sequence ATGAAACCTCGACACAAGCGCATCGCGATCATCGTGGGCGCACTCGCCGGCCTGGGCATTGCCACCGCGCTCGTGCTCAACGCCCTCCAGAGCAACGTCGCCTTCTTCTTCACACCGACCCAGGTGGCCGCCGGCGAAGCGCCGAAGAACCGGGCCTTCCGCGTGGGCGGCATGGTGCGCGAGGGCAGCGTCAAGCGTGACCAGATGACGGTGCACTTCGTCGTGACCGACACCGCGAAAGACGTGCGTGTCACCTACACCGGCATCCTTCCTGACCTCTTCAAGGAAGGCAAAGGCGCCGTGGTGCAAGGCAAGTTCAACCCCGACGGCGAGTTCCATGCCACCGAGGTGCTGGCCAAGCACGACGAGAACTACATGCCGCCCGAGGCCCAGCACGCGGTCGACGAGGCGCACAAGGCCGCGAAGACCGTCAACAAGAAATAA
- a CDS encoding outer membrane beta-barrel domain-containing protein has protein sequence MPKTPKLLVASLLAAAALCTAPGARAADEKDKDNKPANEQVIVPQVDRRNVKVPKFPSRDFELGLFTGTYGTESFGSSSVSGLRLGYHITEDFFVEGVYARTKVSDENYRQILPGGIFPSGSETLSYYNVSVGWNALPGEIFIWRNTAKASALYLIGGIGNTKFLEQRKQTINYGVGSRVLFADWFALQIDVRDHMFTYDLLGRRKSTHNIEFTLGTTFFF, from the coding sequence ATGCCCAAGACCCCCAAGCTGCTCGTTGCCTCGCTCCTGGCCGCCGCCGCCCTGTGCACTGCACCGGGCGCCCGCGCCGCCGACGAGAAAGACAAGGACAACAAGCCCGCCAACGAGCAGGTGATCGTGCCGCAGGTCGACCGGCGCAACGTCAAGGTGCCGAAGTTCCCGTCGAGAGATTTCGAACTCGGTCTCTTCACCGGCACCTACGGCACCGAGAGCTTCGGCTCCAGCTCAGTGAGCGGCCTGCGCCTGGGCTACCACATCACCGAAGATTTCTTCGTCGAAGGCGTCTACGCGCGCACCAAGGTCAGCGACGAGAACTACCGGCAGATCCTGCCCGGGGGCATCTTCCCGAGCGGCTCCGAGACGCTCAGCTACTACAACGTCTCGGTGGGTTGGAACGCGCTGCCGGGCGAGATCTTCATCTGGCGCAACACCGCCAAGGCCTCGGCGCTGTACCTCATCGGCGGCATCGGCAACACCAAGTTCCTCGAGCAGCGCAAGCAGACCATCAACTATGGCGTGGGCTCGCGCGTGCTCTTCGCCGACTGGTTCGCGCTGCAGATCGACGTGCGCGACCACATGTTCACCTACGACCTGCTGGGCCGCCGCAAGAGCACGCACAACATCGAGTTCACCCTCGGTACGACCTTCTTTTTCTGA
- a CDS encoding heme lyase CcmF/NrfE family subunit: MTPELGHLALILALLVALVQGVLPIVGAQRGHVGWMALARPAAQTQFLLVAFAFGCLMHAFIANDFSVQYVAQHSNSKLPTAYRAAAVWGGHEGSLLLWLLMLTGWSCAVSLLSRQLPQAMVARVLGVLGLVAVGFLLFMLLTSNPFDRQLPGAQDGADLNPLLQDPGLVVHPPMLYMGYVGFSVAFAFAIAALLAGRLDAAWARWSRPWTNVAWVFLTLGIALGSYWAYYELGWGGWWFWDPVENASFMPWLIGTALIHSLAVTEKRGSFKNWTVLLAIAAFSLSLLGTFLVRSGVLTSVHAFATDPRRGIFILAFLVVVIGGSLTLFAWRAAKVSMGGAFALFSRETLLLVNNVLLAVACGSVLLGTLYPLLIDALGMGKLSVGPPYFNSVFVPIMLPLLFLLAVGPLARWKHADARDMARRLRLAAVIAVVAGVGLPFLVGDHWSPLVALGLLLAVWIFASSAFQIRERLRSGWPPRSYWGMHIAHIGMAVFVVGVTMVKGYEVEKDVRMAVGDTVEMGGYTFRLDGVRQVEGPNYTAARGDVALIKDKVELRHLHPEKRNYFSSQMPMTETAIDTGFTRDLYVSLGEALDTEGRVWSVRVYYKPFVMWIWSGCLLMALGGGIAAADRRYRLKQKSAVAVQGAPA, translated from the coding sequence ATGACCCCAGAACTCGGCCACCTGGCCCTCATCCTTGCGCTGCTGGTGGCGCTCGTGCAAGGCGTGCTGCCGATCGTCGGCGCGCAGCGTGGCCACGTCGGCTGGATGGCCCTCGCCCGGCCGGCCGCACAGACGCAGTTCCTGCTGGTGGCCTTCGCCTTCGGCTGCCTGATGCACGCCTTCATCGCCAACGACTTCTCGGTGCAGTACGTGGCGCAGCACTCCAACTCCAAGCTGCCCACCGCCTACCGCGCCGCGGCGGTGTGGGGCGGCCACGAAGGCTCGCTGCTGCTGTGGCTGCTGATGCTGACCGGATGGTCGTGCGCGGTGAGCCTCTTGTCGCGCCAGCTGCCGCAGGCGATGGTGGCGCGGGTGCTGGGCGTGCTGGGCCTGGTGGCGGTGGGCTTCCTGCTCTTCATGCTGCTGACCTCCAACCCGTTCGACCGCCAGCTCCCCGGCGCACAAGACGGCGCCGACCTCAACCCGCTGCTGCAGGACCCGGGCCTCGTCGTCCACCCACCGATGCTCTACATGGGCTACGTGGGCTTCTCGGTCGCCTTCGCGTTCGCCATCGCGGCGCTGCTGGCCGGCCGGCTCGACGCCGCCTGGGCCCGCTGGTCGCGCCCCTGGACCAACGTCGCCTGGGTCTTCCTCACCCTCGGCATCGCGCTCGGCTCGTACTGGGCCTACTACGAGCTGGGCTGGGGCGGCTGGTGGTTCTGGGACCCGGTGGAAAACGCCTCCTTCATGCCCTGGCTCATCGGCACCGCGCTGATCCACTCGCTCGCCGTGACCGAAAAGCGCGGCAGCTTCAAGAACTGGACGGTGCTGCTCGCCATCGCGGCCTTCTCGCTCTCGCTGCTGGGCACCTTCCTCGTGCGCTCGGGCGTCTTGACCTCGGTGCACGCCTTCGCCACCGACCCGCGCCGCGGCATCTTCATCCTCGCCTTCCTGGTGGTGGTGATCGGCGGCTCGCTCACGCTCTTTGCCTGGCGCGCCGCCAAGGTGAGCATGGGTGGCGCCTTCGCCCTCTTCTCGCGCGAGACGCTGCTGCTGGTCAACAACGTGCTGCTGGCCGTGGCCTGCGGCTCGGTGCTGCTGGGCACGCTCTACCCGCTGCTGATCGACGCGCTCGGCATGGGCAAACTCTCGGTCGGCCCGCCCTACTTCAACTCGGTCTTCGTGCCGATCATGCTGCCGCTGCTCTTCCTGCTGGCCGTCGGGCCGCTCGCCCGCTGGAAGCACGCCGATGCGCGCGACATGGCACGGCGCCTGCGCCTGGCCGCGGTGATCGCCGTGGTGGCCGGCGTCGGCCTGCCCTTCCTGGTGGGCGATCACTGGAGCCCGCTGGTCGCGCTCGGCCTGCTGCTGGCGGTGTGGATCTTCGCCAGCAGCGCCTTCCAGATCCGCGAACGCCTGCGCTCCGGCTGGCCGCCGCGCTCTTACTGGGGCATGCACATCGCGCACATCGGCATGGCGGTCTTCGTGGTCGGCGTGACCATGGTCAAGGGCTACGAGGTCGAGAAAGACGTGCGCATGGCGGTGGGTGACACCGTCGAGATGGGCGGCTACACCTTCCGCCTCGATGGCGTGCGCCAGGTGGAAGGCCCCAACTACACCGCCGCCCGTGGCGACGTGGCGCTGATCAAGGACAAGGTCGAGCTGCGCCACCTGCACCCCGAGAAGCGCAACTACTTCTCGTCGCAGATGCCGATGACCGAGACCGCCATCGACACCGGCTTCACCCGCGACCTCTACGTCTCGCTCGGTGAGGCGCTCGACACCGAAGGCCGCGTGTGGAGCGTGCGCGTCTACTACAAACCCTTCGTCATGTGGATCTGGAGCGGCTGCCTGCTGATGGCGCTCGGTGGCGGCATCGCCGCGGCCGACCGGCGCTACCGCCTGAAGCAGAAGAGTGCGGTGGCGGTGCAGGGAGCCCCGGCATGA